The nucleotide sequence ACAGACGATTCAGGCCCTGGCTTGGGTTATATTTAAGGAGATCTCAATTTCTGCCTCTTTTCAGCCCTCCCAGTTAATaacggggttttttttttttttttttggtcaaaaatgTAATGCTCAGTAAACTTCAGAGGGTCTAGCCTGTTAAACATTTTTCAGTCCCATGAAGCCGAGGTCTTGAAGCAGCTGGCTGAGAAGCGTGAGCACGAGAAAGAGGTGCTTCAGAAAGCCATAGAGGAGAACAACAACTTCAGTAAGATGGCGGAAGAAAAGCTGACCCACAAAATGGAGGCCAACAAAGAGAACCGAGAGGCCCAGATGGCCGCCAAACTGGAGCGCTTGCGGGAGAAGGTCGGTGGCCCAGCTTTGCTTTGAGAGGGTTTAAGAGCTTGAAGTCTCCACCTGTGAGGTAGCTCGAACTAATGGCCTTGATCGAGGCATTGGGTGTCTCTGTCCCCAGTTTTGGGCTCAACACATAAAAGGAGAGGTATCTTACTTTAAGGTAAGATGGAGCAGAGGCACCTGGCAGACTCCGTCAGCAGAGCGCTCGACTCTTGAtttgaggttgtgagttcgagccccacgtccggtgccgagattacataaaaaataaaatcttgaaaaaagaataagatgggGTATTCAGTGATTTCCAGAAAAATTGTATATTCTTTGAAAGAGCTGTAGGAGGCTCAGTCATCAGAGTCCATGGGTGACCCAGGGAAGTTTGACGATGTTTTACAACCCTGTGTGCTTCCCACTAATACATAATATACGCCCAGATGCTGCCATCGGGCCTGTTGCGGGGTGCACGGCTCGCCAGGCTTTGTGATTTGACTGACCGACGAATGCTGTTTCTTTCCAGGACAAGCACATCGAGGAAGTGCGGAAGAACAAGGAATCCAAAGACCCTGCTGATGAAACTGACGCTGACTAATTTGTTCTGAGAACTgactttctccccttccccttcccaaaTATCCAAAGACTGTACTGGCCAGTGTCGTTTTATTTTTGCCCTCCTGACAAATCTTCTAGAAGCTGATGTAGGACTGTATAGGTAGATCCAGATTGTATGATGTTGTTTTCGGGCCTAAAGGGGAGAAACGGAAAGTGTTGTACTCTTTTTCTAAAGTGTTGAAGTCTTTCTAATGTAGCTACTTTTTCTCGTTGCATCTTTTCTACTTCAGTGCACCTGGCGTACTGGGTTAACGGCTAGTACTGTATTGGCTCTGTGAAAACATGTTCGTGAAAAGAGTATGTAGTGGCTTCTTTCAAATTGTTAGATGCTGAATATCTGTTCACTTTTAAATCCCAATTCTGTCCCAATCTTACCAGATGCTACTGTACTTGAATGGTTAATAAAACTGCACAGTGCTGTTGGTGGCAGTGACTTCTTTCTGTACAGGTAATAAACTGAAGTGACAGAGACCCTCCTAGCTTCTGTTCGTTCCAGGTGGGGCCTCCGGCCTCCAGAAATAACCCAGCACACGCGTCGCTGCAAGTTCTCTGCCCGGGAGTTTCACTCCGGAGTCCTTTGCATTGTCTTCTCCCACAATCATCACTTTGTTTTGATGCCTCGGCCCAGATCAGCTGCTAGATAGTCTTTCAGATGTTTATTTGCAAACAAGCTTATTTTTGTTCCCGTGTCCCCGTTAAAAAGGCAGATTGAAGGCACGCAGGGGGTTTCTGGGGAAGGGTTTAGGGGAAGTCTCAAGATCCTGGTTAGAAGTATTGGACAGCTCCCTGACTTTCTGGTACAGGTCAGGGTAGGATGTGACCTGTCATACTTTCCTGCCATAGAAGCTAGGACTCCAAAATTGGAATATTTGTTATCATTCTCTGGGCCCATGCAGCAACCTTTGGTGCAGTGGTTAAAAGGAACCTTCTTTTCCAGAGTAGCCTGTGATTTGGGTGGTTCGGGTTGCGGTCTCCTCCATCTTGTATCCAGAGGTTATAATATTCACCATTGTCGGAACATTGCCTTTCAATTCAGGGAAAGCCTTTGGCAGCTTTCCTAGGCTATTTGGGAAATAGCCTTAATTGCATATGATTATTTGCTTCTCAGACATCTGCGTAAAAGCTCTTGGAAGCCGTGCACCTCAGTGAGAAAGTGTGCAGGGTGACAAAGCGGGGGGAGGGTCTACTGGGTGCTGGGCACAGACTGCCTCAGTTCCGGCTTTGTCTTTGGTTTGGGTTTTACCATCTCAATCTTACTCCTATGTTAGgattaaagtgtgtgtgtgtgtgtgcgcgtgtgtagAAGGCACGGTTAGAACTCTGCTTCAGTATCTAGCACGCATCTAAATGACAACTATTACCAGAGGCTAGTGAGTGAGCTAAGTTTATCCTCTTAAGTTGGAAAGGATCTCACGGCTCTTTGTGTGCCCTGTTGACTTCCACATTTACCTCGACGGAGATGATCAATCGTAGTTACAGGAAAAAGCTGAATGAATGTCAAAGAGTCTAGCCATGTAGggcaaaaaagaacaagatcaaGTGTAGTTTAGTCGAATGCTCGTTCAGACAAGAGAGGACAAAGTGAGACTTTTGTGCAGGAGCTCAGCGTCATTCATCCCCAGCCCCGGGCACATCGCAGGTGTTGGAGGCTTGCACAGGTGACCTGGTGCCCGCAGGGGTCTTTTAGACCCCTGGGTGTGTGAAGACGGTGGGAAGATAGAAACTTGCGGTAATGTTACTGGGTGTCCTAGAGATGGCAGTAGACTTTGTTCATACAGGATCTGTAGGGAAGGGAGCAGAACTCAGGGAAAAGCAAGCAGAGTCAAGGTGGCCTGAGGGGAGGATACCCCAGTGGGTTCCCCCCAACCCCATGCTGGCTCTGACTTACCATcaccggggtcctgggttcccaccTCATGACAGTGATGCGTCACAGGGAACTGAAGGGTGGTTACAGCTTCCCCATGACGTCAGAAACCCTGGCTTGCTGTTTTACCTCTGATCTTTGGAGAGGCACTTAGTTCTGGGCCTCCATTTTCTCCTGGACAAAAAGGAGAAGGTTGAACTAGGTTAGTTAAATTGTTTTTACTCTTGGCATATAACTTGGAGGAAAGGAATAGTGGGCACCCATGACTTCTGGGGAGTACACGTGCTTCCCCAGCCTTGGTGTTCTCTGTCCTGGCCTCTAGCGTGCATGTTTCTCGGGATGGGGGGGGCAGCCTCCCCCAACAGCCCTTCAGGCATAGCTAGCCTGGCAAGGCCAGGAGGTCTGACCTCAGCCTGGGGGCCGTCATCGAGGAGCCCGCTCCGTTCCTTCTGGCTTGAGTGGAAAATGAGGTCTGTCCCTTCCTCCTGAAACTTCCTTGCACTTAGATGTGGTGATTGACTGGCCTTGGTGGGAAAGAGATTCGAGGGATGGATCCCAAGCACCTGCAGTGTGTTACACACTGGGCTGTCCGCTGGTGATGAAAATGGGGGCCCGGTGCAGCACGTGCTGacggggaaggggaggggacgAGAGTTGTAGAACACTTAGCCGGGAGTACTGCTCTCGGCCAGAAGCTCGTACTCACCAAGTGGGCTTTAGTGGTTTGGCAAAGGTGTAACCACAGGCTTCGGTGGCCTGGGAGGCCCAAAAGAGGAGGAAAGACTTGAACCAGTCCTCCAAGGGGTCAGATAGGGACCCCAGCACTTAATAATGAACGAAGCTCTGGACGAGCACGTAAGTGGGGGACCCGCCAGTATTACTAGTTCACGGCAGGAGCTCAACAAAGAGCCCTTCTCCATTTCTCCGGTCCTAAGCAATGAAGAGCCGTTGGAGGCTTTAGAACACGGGGATGGTAGTATTCAGTGAACAAAGGCCTtctgagggagagaaaggggaggtggggcaggatGGACTGGAGGGAATTCGTGGGAACGGCACAGGGATCCCGCGATGAGGGTCTGACCTGGAGGGGAGCACTAAGACCACCACCTCCTGGAAACCTGCTGCTGAATCTGGGAaacaggaggaggagaaagaggccTTCCGCAGCTGATGGGGGCATTGGTGTCCCTCATGAGCTGCTGTTGACTGAGTGGTTACTCTCAAGTGTGTTTATGTAAATTGGCTCCCGGGGTCCTGTCCTGTGAGGTAGTATAGATCGG is from Meles meles chromosome 1, mMelMel3.1 paternal haplotype, whole genome shotgun sequence and encodes:
- the STMN1 gene encoding stathmin; the encoded protein is MASSDIQVKELEKRASGQAFELILSPRSKESVPEFPLSPPKKKDLSLEEIQKKLEAAEERRKSHEAEVLKQLAEKREHEKEVLQKAIEENNNFSKMAEEKLTHKMEANKENREAQMAAKLERLREKDKHIEEVRKNKESKDPADETDAD